One segment of Purpureocillium takamizusanense chromosome 7, complete sequence DNA contains the following:
- a CDS encoding uncharacterized protein (EggNog:ENOG503NVZJ), which produces MDSSPLVKAHDHARAAAVATRQAQQATTSDTTVAISEHTHAAGEFANAARSTTSLEALRTLKLLEEHHRRLAEILKLPPEPTSQTGDDEEETGEKASVQDEKGESATGQQSTSRREPHGSKGAQMPSLAQQRRIAAREMSSSIASNLASARGIRSKYREQPLSPSVSNDQAPGNVDPHPRRDGSKAKMQDIIDHQTGTPTWVPPMSAPRKQEMRSKGVPSPRAEVPSAASTEDAGYARFYNTFGNLINKISAPLAFAGLPLIQEEPGSEEAREPTEARSASPTSAKRKAPRPPPSSLSLDPDLSKIYSKATMRALAREGHSASDSFYVVPTSGHTMSYANILTYAEKEKRRLEASAHSDLAPPAEEDEEDFVDARETLVPLSPGARRRAARSQSHTEKGLRNTIEELSMENKSLKDMLDNVSKRLHAFEASSQHSAMALAESYRVMRPGSPTATHASGKAAMDDALRKKALDMEEQLGAAVKQMERLEKDNRKMQKTLDKYREKWDMLKAGAKARREAQAGESVEDARQS; this is translated from the coding sequence ATGGACTCGTCACCACTCGTCAAAGCGCACGACCACGCCcgcgcggctgccgtcgcgacCCGTCAGGCCCAGCAGGCCACGACGTCGGACACGACTGTCGCCATCAGCGAACACACCCACGCCGCTGGCGAATTCGCCAATGCCGCgcgcagcaccaccagcctcgaggccctgcgcacCCTTAAGCTGCTGGAGGAGCACCACAGGCGCCTCGCGGAGATCCTCAAGCTCCCCCCGGAGCCGACCTCGCAGACGGGAGACGATGAAGAGGAGACTGGGGAGAAGGCATCCGTGCAGGATGAAAAGGGCGAGTCCGCGACCGGCCAGCAGTCGACCAGCAGGAGAGAGCCCCACGGTTCCAAGGGTGCGCAGATGCCCAGCCTCGCACAGCAGCGCCGAatcgcggcgcgggagatGTCATCGTCGATTGCGAGCAACCTTGCCTCCGCCAGGGGGATTCGATCCAAGTACCGCGAGCAGCCGCTCAGCCCCAGCGTTTCCAACGATCAGGCTCCCGGCAACGTCGATCcccacccgcgccgcgacggctccAAGGCCAAGATGCAGGACATCATTGACCACCAGACGGGGACGCCGACCTGGGTGCCGCCGATGAGCGCCCCCCGGAAGCAAGAGATGCGATCCAAAGGcgtgccgtcgcctcgcGCAGAAGTCCCGAGTGCTGCGTCGACCGAGGACGCTGGGTACGCCCGTTTCTACAACACCTTCGGGAATCTTATCAACAAAATCTCGGCCCCGTTGGCGTTCGCCGGCCTACCACTCATTCAGGAGGAACCAGGGTCCGAGGAAGCTAGAGAGCCAACCGAGGCGAGGTCCGCTTCCCCAACGTCTGCAAAGCGCAAggcccctcgcccgccgcccagttCTCTCAGCTTAGACCCCGACCTGTCGAAGATCTACTCCAAGGCCACCATGAGAGCGTTGGCGAGAGAGGGACATAGCGCCAGTGATTCCTTCTACGTAGTGCCAACTAGCGGGCACACCATGTCCTACGCAAACATTTTGACGTAcgccgagaaggagaagcgaCGCCTCGAGGCGTCTGCGCACAGCGacctcgcgccgccagccgaggaggacgaggaggacttTGTCGATGCCAGGGAGACGCTGGTGCCGCTTTCGCCGGGAGCCAGGCGCAGAGCGGCTCGCAGCCAAAGCCACACGGAAAAGGGCCTGCGCAACACCATTGAGGAGCTCAGCATGGAGAACAAGTCGCTCAAGGACATGCTGGACAACGTGTCGAAGCGCCTGCATGCCTTTGAGGCGAGCTCGCAGcactcggccatggccctggCCGAGAGCTACCGGGTCATGCGGCCGGGCTCGCCTACTGCGACGCACGCCAGCGGCAAGGCTGCTATGGATGATGCGCTGCGCAAGAAGGCACTGGACatggaggagcagctcggcgcggcggtcaAGCAGATGGAGCGGCTCGAAAAGGACAATCGCAAGATGCAAAAGACGCTCGACAAGTACCGCGAGAAGTGGGACATGCTCAAGGCGGGGGCAAAGGCGCGCAGGGAGGCACAAGCCGGGGAGAGCGTCGAGGATGCGCGGCAGAGCTAA
- the MDV1_1 gene encoding [Histone H3]-dimethyl-L-lysine(36) demethylase (COG:S~EggNog:ENOG503NWMN) has translation MADQENHYGFPDDAAEEDHSIISTRGLEAFGRKVTTTATHLMGPNAESTTTHHYQSAMAEVHKQLKRPTIQRSVFSMARTTPTDLVRAKLSTTEIQHRALTHLSDDLLSNIPDNDNSYSLFQGFQASFPELTDEGKKHRRRVSRGRKLLEESASTPETGGAKHLSQLKREKAAMMHEFELLGVRKNMASSEIREIDNKIANLHGMRKIILERLAGLEQEEALLEHDIIDVEGRLEEAQVLVDEAEAIAQEAPTKDEADLVGDADDHDPGFMSQSVYEKLPNSTSSTPSRRPKKVHRRKSMPILHEHFEAGSSIREIRAHRDNVTALDFDAPFGTMVTAALDDTVKVWDLNAGRCMGFLEGHAASVRALQVEDNILATGSADATIKLWDLSRALYDPHGGHDKDGEDDDAIAFENPDDQPIDPPEGSMADCELFSLQAHVDEVTALYFRGDVLVSGSADKTLRHWDLEKGRCVQTLDVMWAAAQATATNTSDSSWRPTGRSQGTSADFVGALQVFESALACGTADGMVRLWDLRSGQVHRSLVGHTGAVTCLQFDDVHLVTGSLDRSVRIWDLRTGSIFDAYAYDNPITSMMFDARRIVSAAGEDVVKVYDKVEGRQWDCGAGIAEAEEGKTPAIVERVRVRDGYMIEGRRDGIVGVWTC, from the exons atggCGGACCAGGAGAACCATTATGGcttccccgacgacgccgcggaaGAGGACCACTCCATCATCTCG ACCCGTGGCCTGGAGGCCTTCGGCCGCAAGgtgaccacgacggcgacgcatcTCATGGGTCCCAATGCCGAGTCGACGACCACCCACCACTATCAgtcagccatggccgaggtgCACAAGCAGCTCAAGCGCCCGACCATTCAGCGCAGTGTCTTCTCCATGGCTCGCACGACGCCCACCGATCTCGTCCGCGCGAAGCTCTCCACGACCGAAATACAGCATCGCGCCCTGACCCACCTGTCTGACGACCTCCTCTCCAACATCCCAGACAATGACAACTCATACTCCCTCTTCCAGGGCTTCCAGGCAAGCTTTCCCGAGCTGACTGACGAAGGGAAGAAGCATCGACGCCGTGTCTCTAGGGGTAGGAAGCTTCTGGAAGAGAGCGCATCAACGCCCGAGACTGGAGGCGCCAAGCATTTGTCCCAGCTGAAGAGGGAGAAGGCAGCCATGATGCACGAATTTGAGCTACTCGGCGTCCGCAAGAACATGGCCAGCAGCGAAATCCGCGAGATCGACAACAAGATTGCCAACCTTCACGGCATGCGCAAGATCATCCTGGAGAGACTAGCGGGCCTGGAGCAAGAGGAAGCTCTCCTAGAGCACGACA TTATCGATGTCGAGGGGCGTCTAGAGGAGGCCCaggtgctcgtcgacgaggcggaggccATAGCCCAAGAAGCTCCTACGaaagacgaggccgacctggttggcgacgccgacgatcACGATCCTGGATTTATGTCGCAATCTGTATACGAGAAGCTTCCAAACTcgaccagcagcacgccgtcgcgcaggccgaAAAAAGTCCACCGCCGGAAGTCGATGCCCATTCTTCACGAACATTTCGAGGCTGGGTCCAGTATTCGCGAGATCCGGGCACATCGAGACAACGTTACGGCCCTCGACTTTGATGCGCCGTTTGGCACCATGGTGACGGCCGCACTCGACGACACCGTCAAGGTCTGGGATCTGAATGCCGGCAGATGTATGGGCTTCCTGGAAGGACACGCGGCGTCGGTTCGCGCTCTTCAGGTTGAGGATAACATCCTGGCGACTGGGTCCGCGGATGCGACGATCAAGCTGTGGGACCTCAGCCGCGCTCTCTACGATCcgcacggcggccacgacaaggatggtgaggacgacgatgcaaTCGCCTTTGAAAATCCTGACGACCAGCCCATCGACCCGCCTGAAGGGAGCATGGCCGACTGCGAGCTCTTCAGCCTGCAGGCCCACGTTGATGAGGTCACGGCGCTGTATTTCAGGGGTGACGTGCTGGTGTCTGGGTCGGCAGACAAGACACTTCGCCATTGGGACCTGGAAAAGGGCCGCTGTGTGCAGACGTTGGACGTGATGTGGGCAGCCGCTCAGGCTACGGCGACAAACACATCTGAcagctcgtggcggccgacaGGGCGGTCGCAAGGTACCTCGGCAGACTTTGTTGGCGCGCTGCAGGTATTCGAGTCGGCATTGGCTtgcggcaccgccgacggcatggtGCGCCTCTGGGATCTTAGAAGTGGCCAGGTTCATCGAAGCCTGGTGGGCCACACGGGCGCCGTGACGTGTCTACAATTCGACGACGTCCATCTGGTGACTGGCAGCTTAGACAGGAGCGTCAGA ATATGGGACTTGCGGACAGGCTCCATCTTCGACGCCTACGCCTACGACAACCCCATCACCAGCATGATGTTTGACGCCCGCCGGATTGTAAGCGCAGCGGGTGAGGATGTGGTCAAGGTGTACGATAAGGTGGAAGGGCGGCAATGGGactgcggcgcgggcattgccgaggccgaggagggcaagacgCCTGCTATTGTAGAGCGTGTGCGTGTAAGAGACGGATACATGATTGAAGGCCGGCGGGACGGCATTGTAGGTGTATGGACATGTTAG
- the MDV1_2 gene encoding [Histone H3]-dimethyl-L-lysine(36) demethylase (COG:S~EggNog:ENOG503NWMN), with amino-acid sequence MDSACEQLLARYTLAANTIAQSHSKNKLEQAAATHDGGHDSKGIPRKDAVAEADPEATATAQLLVKQGKLLAHICKARCDGGNSGGGGGGGDADSAHTDLLSRRLDDIATIAMAKFYAYRYDRVPYCWRELYTDALVLMTFHIVMRPLCSRSRVTDTAMDGVVELLDRALITTGGAGSLGSTWIEETLHKLQVWHEFGSAGAGAQEPPLKRQRTASAIFSSREPYGRPAVSPERTCPRHHGWTLDRFEDYMNAEGGRARPVIFTDLMGHWPALNENPWRRQDYLLSRTFGGRRLVPVEVGRSYVDEGWGQELIQFKRFLDKYVNVPAPDGDEEEEEEEEEEEEATEGVSTARPVGYLAQHNLFHQMPVLRNDIRVPDFCWAAVPRHPTDPSKDQPQVDVPQLNAWFGPARTITPLHTDGYHNLLCQVVGTKYVRLYPPWCSDGGGGRDAMRPRAPEHGVDMSNTSAVDVGVLEGWDEPPEGTDDGEIEDMRRGLEGVECWECVLEPGDTLVIPIGWWHYVRSLSISFSVSFWWN; translated from the coding sequence ATGGACTCAGCTTGTGAGCAGCTTCTGGCGCGATATACTCTTGCAGCCAATACCATCGCGCAGTCGCACTCAAAGAACAAGCTCGAACAAGCAGCGGCGActcatgatggcggccatgactCCAAAGGGATCCCCCGAAAGGATGCGGTTGCCGAGGCAGACCCGGAGGCGACGGCTAcagcgcagctcctcgtgAAGCAGGGCAAGCTCTTGGCGCATATCTGCAAAGCGAGATGCGACGGAGGCAacagtggtggtggtggtggtggtggtgatgccgaTTCAGCGCACACTGACCTGCTCAGCCGGCGACTCGATGACATCGCGaccatcgccatggccaagttCTACGCGTATCGGTACGACCGCGTGCCGTATTGCTGGCGGGAACTCTACACGGACGCGCTGGTGCTCATGACCTTCCACATCGTCATGCGCCCGCtctgcagccgcagccgcgtcACCGACACAGCGATGGATggggtcgtcgagctgctcgacagAGCACTCATCACCACTGGCGGCGCAGGTAGCCTGGGCTCGACTTGGATCGAGGAGACGCTTCACAAGCTGCAAGTGTGGCATGAGTTTGGTAGCGCGGGGGCCGGTGCTCAGGAGCCGCCGCTGAAGCGCCAACGGACGGCGAGTGCCATCTTTTCGAGCCGCGAGCCGtatggccggccggcagtgTCGCCGGAGCGGACATGCCCTCGTCACCACGGTTGGACGCTCGACAGGTTCGAGGACTACATGaatgccgagggcggcaggGCCCGGCCGGTCATCTTCACCGACCTCATGGGCCACTGGCCGGCCCTCAACGAGAACCCGTGGAGGCGCCAGGACTATCTCCTTTCCCGAACATTCggcgggcgccgtctcgtGCCCGTCGAAGTTGGGCGCAGCTATGTCGACGAGGGATGGGGCCAGGAGCTCATCCAGTTCAAACGCTTCCTCGACAAGTACGTCAACGTGCCCGCAccggacggcgacgaggaggaggaggaggaggaggaggaggaggaggaagccaCAGAGGGCGTCTCCACGGCGCGACCAGTGGGATATCTAGCCCAGCACAACCTCTTCCACCAGATGCCGGTCCTGCGCAACGACATCCGCGTCCCCGACTTCTGCTGGGCCGCGGTGCCCCGACATCCCACCGACCCGTCCAAGGACCAGCCGCAGGTCGACGTGCCGCAGCTCAACGCATGGTTCGGGCCGGCGCGCACCATCACGCCGCTCCACACCGACGGCTACCACAACCTGCTGTGCCAGGTCGTCGGCACAAAGTACGTGCGTCTGTACCCGCCGTGGTGcagtgacggcggcggcgggcgggacgcgATGCGGCCCCGCGCACCCGaacacggcgtcgacatgaGCAACACGAGCGCCGTGGACGTGGGCGTGCTCGAGGGCTGGGACGAGCCGCCGGAGGGGACCGATGACGGGGAAATCGAGGACATGCGGCGGGGGCTCGAAGGCGTCGAGTGCTGGGAGTGCGTGCTCGAGCCGGGCGACACGCTGGTGATTCCGATCGGGTGGTGGCACTACGTGAGGAGCTTGAGCATCAGTTTCAGCGTGAGCTTCTGGTGGAACTGA
- the BCP1 gene encoding Mss4p nuclear export, variant 2 (COG:K~BUSCO:EOG092649VA~EggNog:ENOG503NVUT), protein MIQDFDMVDVEFEWFNYDPEIDFHGVKSLLRQLFDVDANLFNMSALSDLVLSQPTIGSTVKVDGKATDPYAMITALNTHENRDKEPMKDILQYLTDKAQTNEALAPVSELIKGGKHVGLVFSERLINVPAEISPPMYSMLMDEVEAAVEDKEPYEFTHYLILSKTYQEVESTLDVEDRKRKRAKDESSTYYFHPEDEVLQKHALAYGNFPYTKEGDAVADSKRAFQEMGIKAFGHMILIEASKFEGAVKAINEYLSPPQ, encoded by the coding sequence ATGATCCAGGACTTTGACATGGTAGACGTCGAGTTTGAATGGTTCAACTACGACCCGGAAATCGACTTCCACGGCGTCAAGTCGCTCCTGCGGCAACTCTTCGACGTTGACGCCAACCTCTTCAACATGTCCGCCCTTTCCGACCTCGTCTTGTCGCAGCCGACCATCGGTTCGAccgtcaaggtcgacggcaaggcaaCCGATCCCTACGCCATGATCACCGCGCTCAACACGCACGAGAATCGCGACAAGGAGCCCATGAAAGACATCCTCCAATACCTCACCGACAAGGCGCAAACcaacgaggcgctcgccccGGTGTCGGAGCTCATCAAGGGCGGCAAACATGTtggcctcgtcttctcggAGCGGCTCATCAACGTCCCTGCGGAGATTAGCCCGCCCATGTACTCCATGCtcatggacgaggtggaagccgccgtcgaggacaaggagccaTACGAGTTCACGCATTACCTGATTCTTTCCAAGACGTATCAGGAAGTTGAGTCGACCCTGGACGTGGAGGACAGGAAACGCAAAAGGGCCAAGGATGAATCGTCGACGTACTACTTCCACCCTGAAGACGAGGTCCTGCAGAAACACGCTCTAGCCTACGGCAACTTCCCTTACACAAAGGAGGGCGACGCTGTTGCAGACAGCAAGCGAGCCTTCCAGGAGATGGGCATCAAGGCATTTGGACACATGATTTTGATCGAGGCGAGCAAATTTGAAGGCGCAGTCAAGGCCATTAACGAGTACCTAAGCCCTCCCCAATAA
- the ARO7 gene encoding Chorismate mutase (COG:E~BUSCO:EOG09264719~EggNog:ENOG503NVBS) yields MDSVVDTADVNKALDLSHIRFQLIRLEDTITFHLIERVQFALNKTIYVPGAIHIPNSHLSFFDWYFSEQEKLQSLIRRYESPDEYPFFPQAVQTPILKPLNYPKILHENDVNVNDKIKAFYIDKFLPAVCPDFGREDRGESEENYGSTATCDFACLQALSRRIHFGKFVAESKFRSDPEKYTRMIRASDREGIAASITNSAVEKTILERLRLKGLTYGTDPSAPGGTEGPTKINVDALVSMYKDFVIPLTKEVEVEYLMQRLEKPSA; encoded by the exons ATGGATTCTGTCGTGGACACCGCCGACGTCAACAAGGCGCTCGATCTTTCGCACATCCGGTTCCAATTGAT CCGGTTGGAGGACACCATCACCTTCCACCTCATCGAGCGGGTGCAATTCGCCCTAAACAAG aCCATCTATGTCCCTGGTGCGATCCATATTCCCAACAGCCATCTGAGCTTCTTCGACTGGTACTTCTCCGAGCAGGAGAAGCTGCAGTCCCTGATACGCCGCTACGAATCGCCCGACGAGTATCCGTTCTTCCCTCAAGCCGTCCAGACGCCCATTCTCAAGCCACTCAACTACCCCAAGATCCTACACGAAAACGATGTCAATGTCAACGACAAAATCAAGGCCTTCTACATTGACAAGTTCCTTCCGGCCGTATGCCCGGACTTTGGACGCGAGGACCGCGGCGAGTCGGAGGAAAACTATGGTTCCACTGCGACGTGTGACTTTGCCTGCTTGCAGGCCCTATCGCGGCGCATCCATTTCGGCAAGTTTGTTGCCGAGTCCAAGTTCCGCTCGGACCCGGAAAAGTACACGCGCATGATTCGGGCCTCTGACCGCGAGGGCATCGCGGCGTCCATCACCAACTCGGCTGTCGAGAAGACCATTCTCGAACGGCTGCGACTAAAGGGCCTTACGTATGGAACTGATCCCAGTGCCCCTGGGGGCACCGAGGGACCAACCAAGATCAATGTCGACGCCCTTGTGTCCATGTACAAGGACTTCGTTATCCCATTGACTAAAGAAGTTGAGGTGGAGTACTTGATGCAGAGACTTGAGAAGCCCAGTGCTTAA
- the BCP1 gene encoding Mss4p nuclear export (COG:K~BUSCO:EOG092649VA~EggNog:ENOG503NVUT) — MGKKRSREDAPPADAGVDKMDQDSGDDEDFDMVDVEFEWFNYDPEIDFHGVKSLLRQLFDVDANLFNMSALSDLVLSQPTIGSTVKVDGKATDPYAMITALNTHENRDKEPMKDILQYLTDKAQTNEALAPVSELIKGGKHVGLVFSERLINVPAEISPPMYSMLMDEVEAAVEDKEPYEFTHYLILSKTYQEVESTLDVEDRKRKRAKDESSTYYFHPEDEVLQKHALAYGNFPYTKEGDAVADSKRAFQEMGIKAFGHMILIEASKFEGAVKAINEYLSPPQ, encoded by the exons ATGGGCAAGAAGAGGTCACGCGAggatgcgccgcccgccgatgCTGGGGTCGACAAGATGGACCaggacagcggcgacgacgag GACTTTGACATGGTAGACGTCGAGTTTGAATGGTTCAACTACGACCCGGAAATCGACTTCCACGGCGTCAAGTCGCTCCTGCGGCAACTCTTCGACGTTGACGCCAACCTCTTCAACATGTCCGCCCTTTCCGACCTCGTCTTGTCGCAGCCGACCATCGGTTCGAccgtcaaggtcgacggcaaggcaaCCGATCCCTACGCCATGATCACCGCGCTCAACACGCACGAGAATCGCGACAAGGAGCCCATGAAAGACATCCTCCAATACCTCACCGACAAGGCGCAAACcaacgaggcgctcgccccGGTGTCGGAGCTCATCAAGGGCGGCAAACATGTtggcctcgtcttctcggAGCGGCTCATCAACGTCCCTGCGGAGATTAGCCCGCCCATGTACTCCATGCtcatggacgaggtggaagccgccgtcgaggacaaggagccaTACGAGTTCACGCATTACCTGATTCTTTCCAAGACGTATCAGGAAGTTGAGTCGACCCTGGACGTGGAGGACAGGAAACGCAAAAGGGCCAAGGATGAATCGTCGACGTACTACTTCCACCCTGAAGACGAGGTCCTGCAGAAACACGCTCTAGCCTACGGCAACTTCCCTTACACAAAGGAGGGCGACGCTGTTGCAGACAGCAAGCGAGCCTTCCAGGAGATGGGCATCAAGGCATTTGGACACATGATTTTGATCGAGGCGAGCAAATTTGAAGGCGCAGTCAAGGCCATTAACGAGTACCTAAGCCCTCCCCAATAA